The sequence CGGACCTCCCCAGTCGCCGCCGTGGGCTACGAACTTGCTGTAGCCAAGCCTTCCCATCAGCTCCACCCATGCGGCCGCGATCTTTTCGAGTCCCCACCCGGCGGTGGCCGGTTTGTCGCTGTAGCCGAAGCCGGGCAACGACGGGACCACGACGTGGAACGCCGGCGCGTCCGCATCCTTCGGATCTGCCAGCTCGTCCACTACGTCGATGAACTCAGCAATGCTGCCCGGCCAGCCGTGCGTCATGACCAGAGGAGTGGCATCTGCGCGCGCGGATCGGCGGTGCAGGAAGTGGATTCCCAGACCATCGATGGTCGTGCGGAACTGGCCGATCTGGTTGAGGCGCTTTTCGAACGACCGCCAGTCGTACTCAGTGCGCCAGTAGTTCACGACATCGACGAGATCGGCGAGAGGAACGCCCTGTTCCCATCGGCGAGGGTCGGGCGCGGCGCGGTAGACCGTCTCGGCCTCCGGGAGTCGCGCCGCAGCCAGTCGCGCGCGCAGGTCGTCGAGGTCAGCGTCAGTTGCGTGGGCTTCGAATGCTTGCACATCGCTGGTCGGACGGGGCATGGGACCTCCTGGCCGTCGCGGAACCGGCTGCGACCTATTGTGAACCGGCTAAGACGGTTCTAGCAGTCCCCTGAGCCACGCCGCAACCGGCTAAGGTGGTTCCATGCGTGCTGGGTTCCCTGACTTCCGCCTCGGTAATGTGCTGGCGACGAGCTTCACAGGGACGCTGTCGGAGCGTCATGGCACCGCTGTGGAGCGCATTCCCACGCCGCAGCGACTCGTCGACTGGCTGGCAGTGAACGGCCTCGCCGTGGACTCCTGCACCACCGCCCAGCTCGGCCTCGCCCGGGAACTGAGGGAGTCGATTCACGCCGCCGCAACAGCGGCCGCGATCCAGGAGGCTCTCCCTGCGTCCGCTGTCCACGTCATCAATGACCGCAGCGCTCAGGGCCGGGCCGCGGCCATCCTCACGCCCGAGGGCAAGCGGCGATGGCGGCTCAGCTCGGCTTCCTGCGTGGAAGACGCCCTCAGCGTGATCGCCGCCGACGCGATCAGCATCATCGCGGGCGAACGAGACGGAAAACTGGCCTTGTGCGCCTCACCAACCTGCCAAGCCGCCTTCTTCGACACCAGCCAAAGCCGCACCCGCAAATGGTGCGACATGAACACGTGCGGGAATCGTCAGAAGAAAGCGCGCTTCCATGCCAACCAGCGCAAAAACACCAGATCAGCGGAGTGATCGCTGTCCGGATGGCACGAGTTGCGCGAGATCATTTCGCCTCCCTGTCGGGGCGATCTCCGAGCAAACCCACGCAGAGGACTACGAGTTGACGTCGCGTGAGCGATCTCGTTGCGCCACGATGTAGGGGACTCGGTTCTGCATGGCCGGAGCCTCAGCGGAACCTACGCCCAGGGGCCGCTCCGCCACGGGCCGCAAGCGAAATCTTGAACGCGCATGGCAATCGATACGGGGAATACACAGTGACGACCAAGGCGATACAGCCGCCGAACACCGCAGTGACCGACCATAACGCCTCTGCCCCATACCGCTGTTTTCCATCAGCGGAGTTGAAGCAGAACCTGGCAGCACACTCCGAGGAACAGCTCAAGCTGTTTCTGGAGTCCTGGGAGGATCTGCCCGTCGACTCCTACATGAAGGACGGGGCGGACTACCGTCGTCGACGGTATGGATCCTTCCATTGGACAGCCGGAAAACTCGTGGCAGATCCGGCGGGTGTTTTCCATCAGACGCAGGAGGTCAACTCCCTGCACGGCGGGGTGGACCGGGCCTTCCCTCCATTGTCGGACAGCGTGCTGGAATCCGGAGTGCTGGACACCCTCATCCACTTCTTCATGGCGCGTCTTCCCGGCGAGTTCGACCCCGTCACCAGCGGTGTCGGAGTGCACCAGATCCGTATCACAGCGACGC is a genomic window of Streptomyces gilvosporeus containing:
- a CDS encoding CGNR zinc finger domain-containing protein, which encodes MRAGFPDFRLGNVLATSFTGTLSERHGTAVERIPTPQRLVDWLAVNGLAVDSCTTAQLGLARELRESIHAAATAAAIQEALPASAVHVINDRSAQGRAAAILTPEGKRRWRLSSASCVEDALSVIAADAISIIAGERDGKLALCASPTCQAAFFDTSQSRTRKWCDMNTCGNRQKKARFHANQRKNTRSAE
- a CDS encoding 2OG-Fe dioxygenase family protein, translated to MKQNLAAHSEEQLKLFLESWEDLPVDSYMKDGADYRRRRYGSFHWTAGKLVADPAGVFHQTQEVNSLHGGVDRAFPPLSDSVLESGVLDTLIHFFMARLPGEFDPVTSGVGVHQIRITATRDADRLPAPEGVHEDGHHFVAQVLMRRTDIDGGESQIFDRNRRPIYRTTLREAFESIVIDDRRVFHGVSAIRPVDGVRQGIRDMLLIDYFPVQGHHAGA